From one Melospiza melodia melodia isolate bMelMel2 chromosome 4, bMelMel2.pri, whole genome shotgun sequence genomic stretch:
- the MPST gene encoding 3-mercaptopyruvate sulfurtransferase isoform X1: protein MALGSERATVDPLSQVDSGRIQKLANLSQDSGAMSQQLLYRALVSAKWLSEAIKSQQAGLALKIVDASWYLPKMKRDPKREFEERHIPGAVFFDIDQCSDRTSPYDHMLPKANDFAEYVGKLGVGNDSHVVVYDGSDQGLFSAPRVWWMFRVFGHEAVSLLDGGLKNWQREGNALSSGKTQVAPSEFHASLDKSLVKTYEDVLDNLDSRRFQLVDARAAGRFRGVEPEPRDGIEPGHVPGSTSIPFTDFLTESGFEKTPEQIRTLFQEKKVDLLKPVVATCGSGVTACHVALGAYLCGKPDVAVYDGAWVEWYMRAQPENIISEGKGKTV, encoded by the exons ATGGCACTGGGGTCTGAACGTGCAACTGTGGATCCCTTAAG TCAGGTGGACTCCGGCAGAATCCAGAAATTGGCTAATCTCAGCCAGGACTCGGGAGCGATGTCGCAACAACTCCTTTACCGAGCTCTGGTATCTGCAAAATGGCTTTCAGAAGCCATCAAGTCCCAGCAAGCTGGCCTGGCCTTGAAAATCGTGGATGCATCGTGGTATTTGCCGAAGATGAAGCGCGATCCAAAGCGGGAGTTTGAGGAGCGCCACATCCCTGGTGCGGTTTTCTTCGACATTGACCAGTGCAGTGACCGAACCTCGCCTTACGATCACATGCTGCCCAAGGCTAATGACTTTGCCGAGTATGTGGGGAAGCTGGGTGTGGGGAATGATTCCCATGTTGTGGTGTATGATGGCAGCGACCAAGGTCTCTTCTCGGCACCTCGGGTATGGTGGATGTTCCGGGTCTTTGGACACGAAGCTGTCTCCCTTCTGGATGGTGGCCTGAAGAACTGGCAGCGAGAGGGGAATGCACTTAGCTCTGGGAAAACCCAGGTAGCTCCATCTGAGTTCCATGCCTCCTTGGACAAGTCCCTGGTGAAAACATACGAGGATGTCTTAGATAACTTGGATTCCCGTCGCTTCCAACTAGTGGATGCCCGTGCTGCAGGACGGTTCCGGGGAGTAGAGCCAGAGCCCCGAGATG GAATTGAGCCTGGTCATGTCCCTGGGTCGACGAGCATCCCCTTCACTGATTTCCTCACAGAGTCTGGCTTCGAGAAGACCCCTGAGCAGATCCGCACTCTGTTCCAGGAGAAGAAGGTGGATCTCTTGAAGCCAGTGGTAGCCACGTGTGGCTCtggggtcactgcctgccatgtGGCTCTGGGGGCCTACCTCTGTGGCAAGCCAGATGTCGCAGTGTACGACGGGGCCTGGGTGGAATGGTACATGCGGGCACAGCCTGAAAATATTATTTCTgagggaaaggggaaaacagTGTAA
- the MPST gene encoding 3-mercaptopyruvate sulfurtransferase isoform X2 codes for MSQQLLYRALVSAKWLSEAIKSQQAGLALKIVDASWYLPKMKRDPKREFEERHIPGAVFFDIDQCSDRTSPYDHMLPKANDFAEYVGKLGVGNDSHVVVYDGSDQGLFSAPRVWWMFRVFGHEAVSLLDGGLKNWQREGNALSSGKTQVAPSEFHASLDKSLVKTYEDVLDNLDSRRFQLVDARAAGRFRGVEPEPRDGIEPGHVPGSTSIPFTDFLTESGFEKTPEQIRTLFQEKKVDLLKPVVATCGSGVTACHVALGAYLCGKPDVAVYDGAWVEWYMRAQPENIISEGKGKTV; via the exons ATGTCGCAACAACTCCTTTACCGAGCTCTGGTATCTGCAAAATGGCTTTCAGAAGCCATCAAGTCCCAGCAAGCTGGCCTGGCCTTGAAAATCGTGGATGCATCGTGGTATTTGCCGAAGATGAAGCGCGATCCAAAGCGGGAGTTTGAGGAGCGCCACATCCCTGGTGCGGTTTTCTTCGACATTGACCAGTGCAGTGACCGAACCTCGCCTTACGATCACATGCTGCCCAAGGCTAATGACTTTGCCGAGTATGTGGGGAAGCTGGGTGTGGGGAATGATTCCCATGTTGTGGTGTATGATGGCAGCGACCAAGGTCTCTTCTCGGCACCTCGGGTATGGTGGATGTTCCGGGTCTTTGGACACGAAGCTGTCTCCCTTCTGGATGGTGGCCTGAAGAACTGGCAGCGAGAGGGGAATGCACTTAGCTCTGGGAAAACCCAGGTAGCTCCATCTGAGTTCCATGCCTCCTTGGACAAGTCCCTGGTGAAAACATACGAGGATGTCTTAGATAACTTGGATTCCCGTCGCTTCCAACTAGTGGATGCCCGTGCTGCAGGACGGTTCCGGGGAGTAGAGCCAGAGCCCCGAGATG GAATTGAGCCTGGTCATGTCCCTGGGTCGACGAGCATCCCCTTCACTGATTTCCTCACAGAGTCTGGCTTCGAGAAGACCCCTGAGCAGATCCGCACTCTGTTCCAGGAGAAGAAGGTGGATCTCTTGAAGCCAGTGGTAGCCACGTGTGGCTCtggggtcactgcctgccatgtGGCTCTGGGGGCCTACCTCTGTGGCAAGCCAGATGTCGCAGTGTACGACGGGGCCTGGGTGGAATGGTACATGCGGGCACAGCCTGAAAATATTATTTCTgagggaaaggggaaaacagTGTAA